From the Aspergillus puulaauensis MK2 DNA, chromosome 1, nearly complete sequence genome, the window GAGTAGTATCTCCAGTACTAGGTGAAGTTTTGGCTCATGGCTACAGTAAAGAGGTTATTTGCAAAAGTTTGATAGCAAGTGGATACATGATACTTGCTGGTGGACCTAGGATGTCAACAATACTCTGAGTAATGGGTATCTTAACTTTTCATTGCATGTTAACTGACGGCTAATAGAGAACGCTATATAAAAAATCATCCAATATTCTAATACAGCCGTCAGCGGCCTGTGCGTTTCTCGATGTATTTTCAGATTTAGACACTTTAATCCTCATCCATCGACTCCCAGCCATCCGCGCCTCCTACAGCACCAGTCTCCGGCGCACCTTCATCATCCGACTCATCCTGATCGGGCTGCATACCCACCATACGTTCCTTTACATCGCCCTGGAGAGACGGCATGCGAGAGACGAAGGCCCGACGCACTGCCGCGTTGGTTGAGGTGTCCCAGATCTGAACAGAGCCCTTGCTTCCCGCCACCGCCAGGCGGAACCCAACTTCAGCATCCGGCGCAAAGTTAGTCGAGAAGACTTTGCCCACGTCCAGTTTCCGAGAGACAACCATGCTAGGCTTGTCGTTCTCGACATTCCACAGCTTGACTTGCTTGTCAGTGGATCCTGtggcgatgaagccgggGATGGCCGGGTTGATATCGAAGGAGGATACGGAGGAGTCGTGTGCCTGCAAGGACCATACTGGCTTGGAGTCCTTGGGAGTGGCAGGCACGTTTCGAATGTCGTACCGGTAAACCATACCGCCGTCGGTTGTAACGTAGAAATAGTTGGGATCGTGCACGTCCCAGCGCACGGTTTCGACGTCAGCATCCACGCCCCATCGTGCCTTCGTATCGGGGGACCTCATATCCGCAGCGACGATGGTTCGGTCGTAGCTACCACTGAGAAGGACGGTAGACTCCTTTGGATGCCAGTCCAGAGAGCACACCTTGTCTGTGTGGTGGCTGTATGATTTCGCGCTCTTGGCGGTGTTCAGGTCCCAAAGTTTGACTGTACGATCGGCCGAAGCAGAAGCAAGGAGGTTGCGATGTTGCCGGTTGgcagcaagggcaaggacgGAGTCAACGTGGAACTCATCATTCGCCTtagtcttcttcttcttcttggacttTTTGGCATCACCTTCCGCATCCGCACTGCCCTGGCCGAGAATGGCATTGGGGTACATGGAATCAACAACGTCCAAATCCCAGACTTCAATATCAGGCTCCATAGTTCCCACGGCCACAATGTTTCCTGTCGTACTAGTGCTATCGGCAGATTTCCCAACAGGGAAGTCCAGCCATTCCACACACAAAGGAATGGCGGGCAGCATGATATCATGGTGCACATAAAGGTTATCCGCCGCGTCCTCGTAAACGTAGACTTCAAGGTGAGccacctcatcctcgaccttacccgccagcagcaagttATCCGTAGGAAGAATCTGTAGCTCCTCTCgttcctcatcatcttcttcctctggaaCGACTAGGTAAGGGTCCTCCTCGTTGGGTTCGTGGTATGCTAAAGACTTCACATTGCCGAACATGGTAATTTtttcgccatcctcatccacctcgtCGCTATCGTAGTGATCGAGATCGTACTCTTTTAAATCGTTATCGTCGTCACTGTATCATCCCGGTTAGCCCCCACCGATACCAACCAATGCGCAAAATGGGTGAACCCacgttttcttttttgatgcGTCCTTCTCGCCTTTCTCCTCCGCATCGTCCTCCAttgcatcatcatccttcttccCAGAGTCATCATTACCCTGTGCCGCATTCAAATCCTCCTGCGCATCTTCCAGCTGCATCCGCGCAAGCTTCGATATGCgatccatctccttctcatcaattTCGTATTTGGTGGGGAATTGGGCTGCGACACCGCGCCGCACCCAAGCGGTAGTAGTGATCATAGACATCGTTAAAACGAATATAAAAAGCAAATTCTCAAATCAAGAAAATGAAaatggagaaaaaaaatgtACTCGAGGCAGGGCACACCGTATCGATATAAGGAAAAGGCTGGCCCGAAACCAAGAGCTCCCCAGAAGTTAGAATGGTATTGAATTCACCCCTCCAAactttttgcttttcctgtttctgtagattttttttttttttgacgAGGTGCTGTTTCCACCAGGCAGAAATACTTACCGCATTATACACCGCCTATATATCATCCCATTCTCGGCAAACTATGAGAAAGTCCCCGAGATCAAGCCGATCTACTCTTTTAAAACAGCGGCCATCAAACACAGATTggacaaaagaaaacaagataaCCGCAGACCAAAATGCATTCCCACCTCCACACCCCGTATAATATCAGTATGTGACCCTATATATCCGCATATCCAGCGCCTTCAAAAACTCCAGGACATTGACAGCCCGCTAACCTAACCTACCATTAGACTGCGAAGAAATCATGACTGCTCTCGACCAATGCCACGCCCAGGGCTTCCTACACAAAGCTTTAGGGAACTGCAACGATATCAAGCGGGAGGTTAACCGCTGTTTAGCGGGTGAGCGATACGAGCGAGCAAAGCGCAATCGCGATGATGCgcgggagaagaggaagcgcaTTGAGAAGATCTGGGCTGATGAAAGAGCTGTTGAGTCGGGTGTCCCGGCCGGCGCCCCAGGTAATGCTGCGCCGGCTACTTCTGCGGGTGCGGAAACGCAATGAGAGTCTGATACGCGGGAGCTTGGGAAATGCTCATATATGAGGCTGTCGTCATGTATACTATTTGCATGTTTTTGGTGTTTCGGTGTTTGATTGATTGggttcttctcttctcatcTTCTGGGGACTTATAGTCATTGTATATACGACgtgatggagatggtctcTTATGCTCAAAAGCAACTTGGGTATGTTTCAAGAATGTATGATATGTGCTGTATACGATTCTGCTTTGCCCAACCAAAACGCCATACCGGACggaaaatataaaaaaaatgtTCTTTCCATAAGTCGGCTAGTCATCACCAGATTCAACCGGGGCCGTAGCTACCGCCTCGCCTCCGTCTTCACCTGCCTCACCCTGCCTCGCACCCTTATGATGCCGCcgtctcctcttcaccttcggGCCagcctccccatcctccgcAGGCTTATCAGAAGCATCCCGcttctctccctcatcgcccgtcctctccctctttGAGCTAGGCTGAtcctccgccttcttcttcggcttcttcacaCTCAACGGGTTCGGACCCTTAaccttcttcagctccctcttcttcttcttttccccaCCATCCTCACTCTTCCGCTTCTCAGGATTATTCAGTCCAACCCGGAACTTATCCTGCTCCAGCCCCTCTCTAATCCCATCAGACGGCGCACTCATCGGCTCCAGAATCATCACAGACCGCTTCACATACACAATTGGCACACCAGGGATCGAGCGCGCGCCTCGCCGGAGCCCCTGTGCACGTTTCAAAGCCTGGAATGCCTCGTCTCCATCccgcttgcgcttcttgcctGCTGCCTCTTGTTGTGTCGAATTTGACTTCGGCGCCGGAGGGTCAGCCGTGGCGAGGATGTAATGTTCTTTATTCCGCTTGATATCGGAATGCGGcgagaggagggagaggaggcaGCTCGCTTCATCGATGGGCGTGGAGTCTTCATTATGCGAGCAGTGTCGGAGCGGGAGGGTCGTTGGTGGGGGGAGGAACTCTGGGCGAACGGTATTGTTGGTCCGTGGGTGGGTAGGTTGGCCAGCCATTATTGATGCGAGGGAGCATTTCGTTAATACTAAAGCTTCTGTTAGTTTCGGGAACTCTTAACGGCGTGCAGACCGCGTGGAGGTGCGGAACGTACATGGCTTGACTTGTCCCTGTAGTGTTCTCTCCAAAGCGGGTATTAAATCCATTTTGAATGAATGTACTGCGCGAAGCAAATTCGAGTCAACTGCAATTGGATCAGTTAGAAATCGTCTCCCAGCTATTTGAAATCTTTCGCTTCAGGACATCGTCGTATTGCggagatggaaaagaaagaatgcaTGCGTACCGAGCACTTGGTACGGCTCACGGAAACTGAAAGCCAGCTCATATTGATGCATGAGCTTGCGGTACTTCTTGGATCGCTTGGCCCTCATTTTCGCTGTTTTTGACTGTTTCGTCGATTTGATGTTGTCGAGCTTTTACTGCTCTTCGCCGGAATTTTTTTGGTTcatctttttttctgccgGGCGGTGGGATATTCTGATATCGATATGGTTCGTGCACTGTAAATTACCAAAGTGTAGATATTGAACATACTGGAAAGTTTAAGgaaaatatatatgatgTATGAAATATAGGTGTTAATTAAAGAGTACGTGAGAAAACCCCTGGTTGAGCAGTAACGATGTTCGAGTCACCAATCCATGCAAATGCAAATCCCACCCATATTAAAGTAAgccccccccccccttccATATACCGATCAATATACAATGCCTTTAAAAATCGTATCACATTACGTTCAAATTCTAAAAGTGGTTTTTGGCGAAGTAAAGTTGTTTGTCATGATCGGCTAGCCGGCCGATCATCAGATGACGATTTCGTCGAGTCCTGGTGTGTTTCGCGCTTCCTCTTGCAAGCGCCAACAACCACACTGATATCATCCATTTTCCCTATTCAAAGAATTAGCCGACAAGTTAATAAGGGACGGCTCATGGATATGCTTACCACCCTGGATGGCTAAGCCTTCTTCGACCGCCTTCTCCATATAAGGACTCTCAGCAAATGGATCTTGAGCCACCGCCAGCGCGGCTTTCAGTAATTCCCGAGCCAGGAATACCATTTTCTCTTCCGCAAGCACAGCTGGCGGCGCCCAGTCAAGCTCCTTGTCGTCGTGCCGTCCGTGATCCCACTTCTTGAGGCCCTCGAGCGTGATAGATAAAATTTCATGTTCCCAGAGGTTATCAAGGACCCCATCCGAGAGCGCGAGAACAATATCCTCTTCGTGCAAGTCGACCAGCGACAGCACGGCGTTCTCGCGCGGTGTATCCACGCTATTCGTCCCCAGCTGCATCGGACAGTCGAACCAGTGCCATTGTTCCTGGGTTCGGAAAATGACCTTTTGTTCGGTGGGCCGGATCACCAGGACCTTGCAGTCGCCTATATTCGTCACGTATAATAACGGCTTCTCCGTGCCGCTGTCGCTTAACTTCTTGTGCAGGAGGGCGGTTACCGACGTTGTCGTCCCAAACCATTCGCTCGGGGCGGCTGTAGCTTCTGTCGTTTCTTCGTAGGCTCGTTGAAGGTATGCGATAGGGTCGACTGTGGCTTCTGGATTGGATATTCGCTCGATTTCCAATGCCCAAAAATGGAGTATAAGCCTAGACCACAGTCTGCCCAAGACCGTTAGTATCGATGGCCACAAGACAGTAGAGGATTAAAGAAAATCATAGCACGTACGCTGCATGACCTCTTGGTTTCGTCGCCCACGCTCCTACCCCGTCGTTCACCCCCAGTAAATTCTCCGTAACCAGCACCGCATCATCGCCGTTGTTCAGACCCCGTACGAGCTCGCCTCTGACGGATAATCTCTTATCCTGACTGTGATAGTGTGTTGTCAATGGATCCGAGAAGGACGATGATGGCGGAGACAAGAACGGCGGTGGAAAGGGTCGGGGGGTCCGTTTCGCGCACAGCGCGTAGCCTGTTTGAAAGTAGAAGGGCGATCTGAGGATGGGGAACTGCGGGCAACGGTCGGGGACGGGGGTGGTGATCCCGTAGGAAGGCCAAACCGCGCGATGATAGCGCCGTACCAGGGTCTTCTTGGGGCCCCAAGTCCACCGTGTGTGGAGTGggaatgaggatgaggctgaCACCCgggacagcgacgaggacggcgaTACTGCGGAGGGAGTCCCAGAGATCCTAGGCACCATGCCCGCAAGAAAGAGGTATTGTTTGATAACTCTGTGTGAAGCACGGACTCTTTCTCCACGAAACACACACTCCACCTTAGTGAATATGTGGTTGGAGGTGGCTTAATGGTGGAGGGAGTGAGAGGTTGAGTCTTTATCCGGAGATTTGGAGGTTCGGTGTTGGGGGCGTGCTTTTTTACTTGGGGGAAAATGTTCAACGGGAGACAGCTCTTTTAACCTGGGCCTGAATCATCGCTCGCTTTGTTGAGCAGTGGTGGATGCCGAAAAGACTACACTCTGCATACGATCTCTCGTTGGATAGTCTGATTTTTACTCTGTAGCTTTTGGACTACGGCGCGGCGTTTGCTTGCCTGGTCAGCCTGTGCTCACTTGtacagagtacggagtacacggaccaccatcttctccgctTCGAATACGGGTATTCTTGACGTGTGTCTCTTCTCACCTAGTGGGTCTTCCAGTTATTTCAAAGTACTACAATGTATCATTGGAATATGCTGGCTTTAGGAGCTGCCTTAAGCACATGGAATTCTGAAACATATTCGTAAATGGACTTCTGAGCATAGATGCAACACCACAGCCTGACTCAATCTCACCCGTGATCGTAATCGGCTGATGGCGGTCGCCACGGAAAACACACCCACTCCGAGCCGCTTGTTCCTACTCTCGATGTTCCCGTAACCAACTTATCCCCAAACAGCTCATTGATTTTCGTTCAAATGATGGTGCCGCTTGTCATGGCAGCTGCAGACCGCTGCTTGCGGATCTCTTCACAAAGGAGAATGATGGCCCTGTCTATCTCCACGGAAAGCTCCAGGTCATCCACGTCTGGCCGAACGGATGCTATACTCTGAAAGGTCGATTTGGCGAGGGCACTGCATCGGGGACCGAATGGAAGAGGCCCGACACTGTTTCTGCGTTTCGCGACCATGAGGCTCAACATCCGCTCGGAGCAGGGGCAACGACGCTCAACGTCTAAAGTGCACTCGTGAGCGCAAATGCAGACTGACCGGCATATACACTTCCTTTCCCGGACCAGGTCGATCAAGCGGCGTCGGCCGTCTTTACGACGTAGCTCTCCAACGGTTTTTCCTTCTAGCTTTGCTAGAGTGGCCTGACGATTGTCTAGAATGATCTCGCGATCCCAGACATCCTTGGGGATAGTATGTGGCTCAATGAAGGGAAGGTTCAACGCTGGAGCTACCTGTTGGACCGCGTGTTTGGGGGTAAAACAAAGATATTTTTCAGACTGGAGCGCAAGAACATCCTTTGGTGGCATCTCATACAGCACACCTTCTCTGTTCCATGACTGACAAAACTCAGAGGATTGgtcgttgatgatgctgaatgCATGAGCGCGGTATCCAATGAGATCGTCCAAAATGAAGGCTCCGTCATGTATTCTCTCCGCCGAGCGACGGATGTAGTTCTTCTGGTGTTCTGTGACGAGTTCTTTATTGAGGTTAATACACACGTTAGGCTCATCTAAGGTCCGCTTGCAGATGTAGAGTATTTTGCACAGCTGGCCGGGCTCAGGAAGAATGAAAGAACCGCTCTTGGGGGCTAGGCGGCGGAACTCTAGAGTAAACGAGGCACATAGATTGGCAGCGGCAATCTCCATGATGAGCCGGGCATACAGAGCGTAATACAAGCTCTCTGCGATGTCGATAAGGTCACTGATCGAGTTGGAGGCTATAAGTTCCTCAGCACGTTTGATATGAGCCAGTATGCTGTCGGGAGTGTTATCAAGCTAAGAAACAAAGACCAGGCCGTCAGTATTTTCAACTAGATCAAATTGGCTGGATTACCTACTTCCACGCCGTAGTGCATGAAAGCCATCACAACAACTTTGGAAACCGAGTAGACCCTGGACCAAACCAAGAGAACGCTGCTGAGGAACTCGCGGGAGGATTCATCTTCGATTCCTTCGAGGGTTTTGATGAAGGACGAGAAAGTGTTCCAATCAGGCGAGCTCACGGTGAATGGAAGCGGAGGTTTGTCCGTTGGTCCCATGAGCTATCTCGTTAACCATGAAGCCCAAAAACAGTATTTGAATATAGGGCCCCAACTTACTGCCGATGCATACGAGGCACTGGTGCTATTTGACGATCGTAGTCTCATCTCTTCGCGTCTCTCTTGCTCCAATATTTCCTGTGAGTATTTGTAAAATCCGTCCTGGTGTTCATCAATCATGGAGGGCTCAACACCGCACCAGCTCGTCTCAGAACCAGTTGATCTTGAGAGAGACTTGCGTTTTGGAAACAACTTGCGAAATATCATTTCCCAGAGGGATGAGCGGGACCTGTAGTTACTCATGGTTGGAGTGCGTGAATGCATGAAGTGCGTGAAGGCGACGGTTGAAGGTATCACGCATGTATCATGTAGTAGTAACACTTGGGGATGAGATGTGGATtgaggaagggaagggaatGGAAGAGTGGGGTCTGAGACAGCTTTGAGAGCAATAAAGGTCGCAAGAAGTCTGTGGAAGCTGCTGGGTAAAGACTGAAGAGTAAACCTCTCAATTCCAATGTGTTAAGTGAGGCCTCACTTGGGGCTTTTCGCTTGAGGCGACAGATGGCAGGAGCCTTGAACACAGCAAGACCTTCCTCCAGACAAACGCCTCCACAGACAACAAAGCCATCAGGTTTGACCGGATCCTCCAAGCTTAGGGGATTCTTAGAACATGTGAATGGAGATTTCATGGCATTGCCTCTCATGTCCTGCAGGGTGATGTTTTGCTCATACAACAATCATAACAACAACACTGTCATCACCAGCTCCACGTTTAAGTAGTTGGGAAACATGATATTAGGCTCGGAAAGCCCAGCTCTTTGCATCTAATAACTTGCTATATGGTGTATTGACATTAATCTATTCTTCATTAATTCATAAGTATTCCAGCACAAGAAAATACGGTGTCAGTGCCAGAGCCAGCTCACTTCCACTTGGGATCGACTGCAATGACAGCGTTCCCATCGTGGAGGCAGTAGGGCAGAATAACCTCAGGGATCTTCCAAATCTTCTTGTTTGCTCTATCAACAAGCTCCGATGGGATATTCGTGCTTTCGCTAAAGGATAATGACTACCGCAGGTGTTAGTGACCACTCTTATATCATCTTTGGAAACAGGCCAGAGCTAATCTGTAGCCAACTCACCCGCAGATTGCTTAAGCCCCTCACCCATTCGAAGCCACTGTCACactcctcgtccttcaaatcatccccttcatcgaTGGGGTATTTGAGCAGTCGATGACAATGCTCTAATGAGAGAACTTCAAGCTTCGCACCAGGCGCCGGCCCGTGAAACTGCCCCGGTTCATCGTCCAAGCCATTTCGGATGCCGCCTAGCCAATACAAAAACTCAGGCCGGGCGCCTCGGCAAACCCTGAGTCTTAGAGTCGTCAAATTAGGGTTCTTCTTTACAAGCATCATCAACTGCCACGGCGTGATGCCTGCTCGCTCCAAAATCAAAGTCTCAAGGCTGTGAAGCCCAGTATTCTTGAATTGTCCAATTCCTATAAGCAAATTCCACGCCTCATTCCCAGGAGCCGGGTGAAGCCATGTACTTGGCCTCATAACTCCATCTCGGATATGTTGGTGTTCGAAGCGCAGTGCAAGGTGGCGGAGAGTATGTTGACAACGGGTGCCCAAGGCAGATGCGCCCTCGGTGTTGAGGTCATACGCCATAAATTCAAGAGTCCGTAGTGATGGTCCGTAGCGTCGTAGGACACTGGCGAATATTCTGTTCTGTATTCGAATCATTTGTTCTTGCGATTGTGGCT encodes:
- a CDS encoding F-box protein (COG:S;~EggNog:ENOG410Q1TR;~InterPro:IPR001810,IPR036047,IPR032675;~PFAM:PF00646,PF12937;~go_function: GO:0005515 - protein binding [Evidence IEA]) — translated: MAEKHGLTLGGSSSVSSLTDFIRCLPPEIVLQILTYLPFEDLLSFGSTSRLNNEYHIVSMKRLRLGVFEKRVHSIISLLQAGWASPDHLGSGWVDQEAARSYTISIVQNPAKSTKQWPLRGNPCHTIYPRNSGPRLREKPQSQEQMIRIQNRIFASVLRRYGPSLRTLEFMAYDLNTEGASALGTRCQHTLRHLALRFEHQHIRDGVMRPSTWLHPAPGNEAWNLLIGIGQFKNTGLHSLETLILERAGITPWQLMMLVKKNPNLTTLRLRVCRGARPEFLYWLGGIRNGLDDEPGQFHGPAPGAKLEVLSLEHCHRLLKYPIDEGDDLKDEECDSGFEWVRGLSNLRSLSFSESTNIPSELVDRANKKIWKIPEVILPYCLHDGNAVIAVDPKWK
- a CDS encoding uncharacterized protein (COG:T;~EggNog:ENOG410PHX6;~InterPro:IPR036457,IPR039123,IPR001932;~go_function: GO:0016791 - phosphatase activity [Evidence IEA]), with the translated sequence MVPRISGTPSAVSPSSSLSRVSASSSFPLHTRWTWGPKKTLVRRYHRAVWPSYGITTPVPDRCPQFPILRSPFYFQTGYALCAKRTPRPFPPPFLSPPSSSFSDPLTTHYHSQDKRLSVRGELVRGLNNGDDAVLVTENLLGVNDGVGAWATKPRGHAALWSRLILHFWALEIERISNPEATVDPIAYLQRAYEETTEATAAPSEWFGTTTSVTALLHKKLSDSGTEKPLLYVTNIGDCKVLVIRPTEQKVIFRTQEQWHWFDCPMQLGTNSVDTPRENAVLSLVDLHEEDIVLALSDGVLDNLWEHEILSITLEGLKKWDHGRHDDKELDWAPPAVLAEEKMVFLARELLKAALAVAQDPFAESPYMEKAVEEGLAIQGGKMDDISVVVGACKRKRETHQDSTKSSSDDRPASRS
- a CDS encoding COX assembly mitochondrial protein (COG:S;~EggNog:ENOG410PS0F;~InterPro:IPR013892;~PFAM:PF08583), which gives rise to MHSHLHTPYNINCEEIMTALDQCHAQGFLHKALGNCNDIKREVNRCLAGERYERAKRNRDDAREKRKRIEKIWADERAVESGVPAGAPGNAAPATSAGAETQ
- a CDS encoding rRNA-processing protein PWP1 (BUSCO:EOG09261DW8;~COG:S;~EggNog:ENOG410PGZV;~InterPro:IPR036322,IPR015943,IPR001680,IPR019775, IPR020472,IPR017986;~PFAM:PF00400;~go_function: GO:0005515 - protein binding [Evidence IEA]), with amino-acid sequence MSMITTTAWVRRGVAAQFPTKYEIDEKEMDRISKLARMQLEDAQEDLNAAQGNDDSGKKDDDAMEDDAEEKGEKDASKKKTDDDNDLKEYDLDHYDSDEVDEDGEKITMFGNVKSLAYHEPNEEDPYLVVPEEEDDEEREELQILPTDNLLLAGKVEDEVAHLEVYVYEDAADNLYVHHDIMLPAIPLCVEWLDFPVGKSADSTSTTGNIVAVGTMEPDIEVWDLDVVDSMYPNAILGQGSADAEGDAKKSKKKKKTKANDEFHVDSVLALAANRQHRNLLASASADRTVKLWDLNTAKSAKSYSHHTDKVCSLDWHPKESTVLLSGSYDRTIVAADMRSPDTKARWGVDADVETVRWDVHDPNYFYVTTDGGMVYRYDIRNVPATPKDSKPVWSLQAHDSSVSSFDINPAIPGFIATGSTDKQVKLWNVENDKPSMVVSRKLDVGKVFSTNFAPDAEVGFRLAVAGSKGSVQIWDTSTNAAVRRAFVSRMPSLQGDVKERMVGMQPDQDESDDEGAPETGAVGGADGWESMDED
- a CDS encoding uncharacterized protein (COG:S;~EggNog:ENOG410PX3Q), whose translation is MSNYRSRSSLWEMIFRKLFPKRKSLSRSTGSETSWCGVEPSMIDEHQDGFYKYSQEILEQERREEMRLRSSNSTSASYASALMGPTDKPPLPFTVSSPDWNTFSSFIKTLEGIEDESSREFLSSVLLVWSRVYSVSKVVVMAFMHYGVELDNTPDSILAHIKRAEELIASNSISDLIDIAESLYYALYARLIMEIAAANLCASFTLEFRRLAPKSGSFILPEPGQLCKILYICKRTLDEPNVCINLNKELVTEHQKNYIRRSAERIHDGAFILDDLIGYRAHAFSIINDQSSEFCQSWNREGVLYEMPPKDVLALQSEKYLCFTPKHAVQQVAPALNLPFIEPHTIPKDVWDREIILDNRQATLAKLEGKTVGELRRKDGRRRLIDLVRERKCICRSVCICAHECTLDVERRCPCSERMLSLMVAKRRNSVGPLPFGPRCSALAKSTFQSIASVRPDVDDLELSVEIDRAIILLCEEIRKQRSAAAMTSGTII
- a CDS encoding rRNA-binding ribosome biosynthesis protein UTP23 (COG:S;~EggNog:ENOG410PK1E;~InterPro:IPR006984;~PFAM:PF04900;~go_component: GO:0032040 - small-subunit processome [Evidence IEA]); translation: MRAKRSKKYRKLMHQYELAFSFREPYQVLVDSNLLRAVHSFKMDLIPALERTLQGQVKPLLTKCSLASIMAGQPTHPRTNNTVRPEFLPPPTTLPLRHCSHNEDSTPIDEASCLLSLLSPHSDIKRNKEHYILATADPPAPKSNSTQQEAAGKKRKRDGDEAFQALKRAQGLRRGARSIPGVPIVYVKRSVMILEPMSAPSDGIREGLEQDKFRVGLNNPEKRKSEDGGEKKKKRELKKVKGPNPLSVKKPKKKAEDQPSSKRERTGDEGEKRDASDKPAEDGEAGPKVKRRRRHHKGARQGEAGEDGGEAVATAPVESGDD